In the genome of Pseudoalteromonas rubra, one region contains:
- a CDS encoding DUF4431 domain-containing protein, protein MSDFLSSSLWQGIGVIISFILAVISLIFTTDLRAKVFKSKNSLFDSKDMQPKELLDGQIVTLFGKVKEEVFAGPPNYESINDGDRPQFYWLLYVNEPIAIFGRCFESQKLSEYGNTCCFQLALKEDFYDNRNDILDKFVKVDGQVFLGHTGCHKTKALIDVAKIEVVT, encoded by the coding sequence GTAGCTTGTGGCAGGGTATCGGGGTCATTATTTCGTTTATACTCGCTGTAATCAGCCTTATTTTTACAACTGATCTCAGGGCCAAGGTTTTTAAATCTAAAAACAGTTTATTTGATTCCAAAGACATGCAACCTAAAGAGTTGCTCGATGGTCAAATTGTAACCCTGTTTGGTAAGGTCAAAGAAGAGGTTTTCGCTGGCCCCCCAAACTATGAATCAATCAATGACGGTGATCGTCCCCAGTTTTATTGGCTTTTGTACGTTAATGAACCTATCGCTATTTTTGGCAGATGCTTTGAGAGTCAAAAGCTTTCTGAATATGGTAACACTTGCTGCTTTCAGTTAGCTCTAAAAGAAGACTTTTATGACAACAGAAATGATATTTTAGACAAATTTGTAAAAGTAGATGGGCAAGTATTTCTAGGGCATACAGGCTGTCATAAAACTAAGGCGTTAATTGATGTCGCGAAAATTGAAGTTGTGACTTGA
- a CDS encoding ParA family protein, whose product MKSIVFFNNKGGVGKTTLLCNLAAYLSSRMAKKILIVDADPQCNSTTYILSDEQLDSIYGKSRRDSIESFLSPVRRAKGYLQKKIKPMKSTRFKVDIIPGDPRLALSEDLLASDWKGATSGDPRGLQTTLVFEHLKQQYAEYDYIFFDVGPSLGAINRSVLIASDYFLIPMAVDVFSLMALENINLSLSKWKKGIEEGLKKYEEEEQEPYEISDEEFKWSLNFAGYVMQQYKAKTVRGEKVHVKAFEKISREIPTKIKREICSISAVKMEVEALFLGEIENLHSLVPMSQTTNAPIFALKAKDGVVGAHFQKVQYAEEVFKNIANNLLENIGENND is encoded by the coding sequence ATGAAAAGTATAGTTTTTTTTAACAATAAGGGGGGAGTGGGGAAAACAACTCTCCTTTGCAACTTAGCAGCATATTTGTCCTCGAGAATGGCCAAAAAGATTCTTATCGTAGATGCAGATCCTCAATGCAATAGTACAACTTATATTTTGTCCGATGAACAACTTGATTCAATCTATGGTAAGTCGAGAAGAGATAGTATTGAGTCTTTTTTATCTCCAGTAAGGCGAGCAAAAGGGTATCTTCAAAAGAAGATAAAACCCATGAAATCAACAAGGTTTAAAGTCGATATTATTCCCGGCGACCCTAGGTTAGCACTTAGTGAAGACTTGTTAGCATCCGATTGGAAAGGTGCAACGTCAGGAGATCCTCGAGGCTTGCAAACAACACTGGTTTTTGAGCACTTAAAACAACAGTATGCGGAATACGATTACATATTTTTTGACGTTGGCCCATCCTTAGGGGCGATCAATCGTTCTGTATTAATTGCATCTGATTACTTCTTAATTCCAATGGCTGTAGATGTCTTTAGTTTGATGGCTTTGGAAAATATCAATTTATCACTTTCTAAGTGGAAAAAAGGTATAGAAGAAGGTCTAAAAAAATATGAGGAAGAAGAACAAGAGCCTTATGAAATATCTGACGAGGAATTCAAATGGAGCCTAAATTTTGCTGGGTATGTTATGCAGCAATACAAAGCTAAAACCGTAAGAGGGGAAAAGGTTCACGTTAAAGCATTCGAAAAAATATCTAGAGAAATTCCGACAAAAATAAAAAGAGAAATATGCTCAATTTCTGCTGTTAAGATGGAGGTTGAGGCTCTTTTTCTAGGTGAAATTGAGAATTTACATAGCTTAGTACCGATGTCACAAACGACAAATGCACCAATATTTGCATTGAAAGCTAAAGACGGGGTTGTTGGTGCACATTTCCAAAAAGTTCAGTACGCAGAAGAAGTATTTAAAAATATCGCTAATAATCTATTGGAGAATATTGGAGAAAACAATGATTAA
- a CDS encoding SIR2 family protein, whose translation MIKWPKEVVSDISRRRCVIFLGSGISMNSVNAVGRRPKTWRAFLESALEEINPKAHIKKLLKESDYLTACEVIKRELGKEDFTRIVREEFLTPAYQPAEIHKKIFALDSRIVATPNFDKIYETYANSEANGSIVVKQHYDTDVISSIRGSGRLILKVHGTIDSPENLIFTRAEYAEARTKYATFYEVLEALALTHTFVFLGCGVNDPDIKLLLEDTLFKHNSTRSHVMLLPKKALHNSVIEVIQDTMNLNIIQYSDKDNHKELLESIKDLVHLVEVERDELKMNMNW comes from the coding sequence ATGATTAAGTGGCCGAAGGAAGTGGTTAGCGATATTAGCCGCCGTCGCTGTGTTATCTTCTTAGGCTCAGGTATTTCAATGAATAGTGTTAATGCTGTTGGAAGAAGGCCGAAGACTTGGCGGGCATTTCTTGAAAGTGCACTTGAAGAAATTAATCCTAAGGCTCATATAAAAAAACTTTTAAAAGAAAGTGATTACCTTACAGCTTGTGAAGTGATAAAAAGAGAGCTTGGAAAAGAGGACTTTACACGCATTGTTAGAGAAGAGTTTCTTACACCAGCCTATCAGCCAGCAGAGATTCATAAAAAAATATTCGCTTTGGACTCAAGAATAGTAGCGACGCCAAATTTCGATAAGATATATGAAACCTATGCAAATAGTGAAGCAAACGGCTCAATTGTCGTAAAACAACATTATGATACCGATGTGATTTCAAGTATCCGGGGTTCAGGGCGGCTTATTTTAAAAGTTCACGGTACGATAGACTCGCCTGAAAATTTGATATTCACTAGGGCTGAGTATGCTGAAGCTCGCACGAAATATGCTACATTTTATGAAGTTTTGGAGGCTTTGGCACTAACACATACTTTTGTTTTTCTAGGGTGTGGAGTTAATGACCCAGATATCAAACTTCTTCTCGAAGATACTCTCTTTAAACATAACAGTACTCGGTCTCACGTTATGCTGCTTCCCAAAAAAGCACTTCATAATTCAGTAATTGAAGTAATACAAGATACCATGAACCTAAATATAATTCAGTACTCTGATAAGGATAACCATAAGGAGTTACTTGAGTCCATTAAGGATCTAGTTCATTTGGTAGAAGTTGAAAGAGACGAGTTAAAAATGAACATGAACTGGTAA
- a CDS encoding type II toxin-antitoxin system Phd/YefM family antitoxin, giving the protein MSRIHLDKDIQPLSEFRAGVASYIKQINETRRPLVIKQHGKGVAVVLDVAEYEAMQEKIELLEEMLTAEAQLASGLGVSNEDARAQVLSHKKSP; this is encoded by the coding sequence ATGAGTCGTATTCATCTGGACAAAGATATTCAGCCGCTTTCTGAGTTTCGTGCTGGTGTTGCATCCTATATCAAGCAAATCAATGAGACGCGTCGTCCATTGGTAATCAAGCAGCATGGTAAAGGTGTTGCCGTTGTGCTTGATGTTGCCGAGTACGAAGCGATGCAAGAGAAAATTGAACTACTGGAAGAAATGCTTACAGCGGAGGCCCAGTTGGCTTCAGGTCTTGGCGTATCAAATGAGGATGCGCGTGCCCAAGTGCTAAGCCACAAAAAAAGCCCCTAA
- a CDS encoding DUF1552 domain-containing protein: protein MKKEHLNNMAISRRSLLKMFMASGISTALIRTSPLVSGLLYARHADAMDAGLPNKTVSIYIPGGSIASLWNPTGSGETMQLGVMSAGYESVKTECNFMVNMAHSNAGHGRMPVLLAQNWGGDSYDVTMGNALGPNLPFRYLNLGVHSNGQGHLTKDNRNHLPFQENPFTVYKMVFGGAQGSNSKTPIMNAHMSAANAIKNRLAGYEIQRMNDHLDAIADTQRRLDELSGGTSCGIAPDDTEFPLTFDTFSQQARLQADIAVAALQCNLTSSVSLAFGNHQSEFRIPELNFQGHYHNAIHGGSNGQPNYPYYTEMRSHLGSLSAYLIQKLKAAGILDSTVVLETTDMGHADKHSANPCAYLIAGGGARINRGVVSDIGSGYNQHDVLHTAAKACGVDLGFGKEIPGVIV from the coding sequence ATGAAAAAAGAGCATTTAAATAACATGGCGATATCACGCCGCAGCTTATTAAAAATGTTTATGGCGTCGGGTATTTCGACCGCCCTGATCCGCACATCGCCGCTGGTATCAGGGTTGCTTTACGCACGACATGCCGATGCCATGGACGCCGGGCTGCCCAACAAAACCGTGTCTATTTATATTCCGGGCGGCTCTATTGCGTCGCTTTGGAACCCCACGGGCAGTGGTGAAACCATGCAATTGGGCGTGATGTCGGCAGGCTATGAGTCGGTCAAAACCGAATGTAACTTTATGGTCAACATGGCCCACTCCAATGCAGGCCATGGCCGAATGCCAGTACTGCTCGCCCAGAACTGGGGCGGTGACAGTTACGACGTCACTATGGGTAATGCACTGGGCCCGAACCTGCCATTTCGTTATCTGAACTTAGGCGTTCACAGTAATGGCCAGGGTCACTTAACCAAAGACAACCGTAACCATTTGCCGTTCCAGGAAAACCCCTTCACCGTGTATAAAATGGTGTTTGGCGGCGCCCAGGGCAGCAACAGTAAAACACCTATCATGAATGCGCATATGTCGGCAGCCAACGCGATTAAAAACAGACTCGCAGGCTACGAAATACAGCGCATGAATGATCACCTCGATGCCATTGCAGACACCCAGCGACGTTTAGATGAGCTCTCTGGCGGCACCTCCTGTGGCATTGCCCCCGATGACACTGAGTTCCCGTTGACCTTTGATACCTTCAGCCAGCAGGCCAGGCTGCAAGCAGACATTGCCGTGGCAGCTTTGCAATGTAACCTGACCAGCTCGGTATCACTGGCCTTTGGTAACCACCAGTCAGAGTTCCGTATTCCTGAGCTGAACTTCCAGGGGCACTATCACAACGCCATCCATGGTGGCAGTAACGGCCAGCCAAACTACCCGTACTACACCGAAATGCGCAGCCACCTGGGCAGCCTGAGCGCCTATTTGATTCAAAAACTCAAAGCAGCCGGCATCTTAGACAGCACAGTAGTACTAGAAACCACCGACATGGGCCATGCAGACAAACACTCTGCCAACCCCTGCGCCTATCTGATCGCCGGCGGCGGCGCGCGCATCAACCGGGGCGTAGTCAGCGACATCGGCTCTGGCTACAACCAGCACGATGTACTGCACACCGCAGCTAAAGCGTGTGGCGTAGACCTTGGGTTTGGTAAGGAAATTCCGGGGGTGATTGTTTAG
- a CDS encoding DUF1592 domain-containing protein, whose amino-acid sequence MIFNNLTRFSTFTRASSRAPAIAKFAVCMSLIASAQFAQAAQCSFTIPDNWNNGFKTEIVIANDSDQSINDWSLELTWNQGISLQNGWNGNFDCNDTGCTITSQGHTVHANQSFGLGFVASKNGLSEDVAITLNGDVCSNSGPTTPPDAVTETGLWALDTTESSLSYVSVKKDHVAELNQFVSQDNAAPALSGSIDADGRILLAVDLNSVSTGVDIRNSRVMDLLFETELLPTAYFNTQIDPALLSTLEVGNPTVQTVTGEMSLHGVNQEMSLDVLVVKLATGHVNVSTLTPLIVDSKTFDMDYGIEALRVVANLSGIGETVPVYFNLTFLSAEQDSFEPVDMAAKPAAPSELSASVLSAEAQAQLSWYDNSNNETNYLVRLKSLDGRWHTTATLASNASYYESGLPESGEFDYKVIALSNSVPSQPSNIARVTVTETDPIARGMELYKTNCAGCHGSEGGGLGSFPALNTERDVQAMIDVITATMPYGAPGACDEQCATDIADYLQTLWPAPLTCDVGVAPVAYGARQLKILTQTEYQNTVEDLLGVDFAVSDGLSPDSQVGFFINNTHAAVQPSNYSNYLLVAEEIAQWVADNGYSTALTCAAINEDCANRLIDELAPQIFRRPLTLDEADSYRLIATGFFNNNDVEAGMQLALEGLLSSPQFIYRHELGEANPDNSELDYDAFELTSWEMATFLSYTFTGSTPDQLLWQAAERDELRDEAHIIAHANRLAEQAKPVLGDFVGSWLGTGSLEVASKDQDHYPGFVNLVPAMKAEINETFSYIMTQPDEKFGSLYTANFTFVNQLLANHYNIPGVSGDEMQKVETTQRGGILANGAFMSRWAEVDESHPILRSVRVRRRMLCQEQPDPPAGTFEAREQRLAELSDLLQDPTTTNRLKYHSLTEGQPCSSCHEKYINPMGFGMEDFDAVGNIRNQDNNGNVINASGTLYAPEKYAQVSDFVPFNGTKQLGAVIADLSSAQSCLPQQMFRYVMGVGHDSIDPTSEEDKRLSQTEQVGYMCEIDTLTNTMMQESPRAMLEKFGSLKSVRYRKAWSRSE is encoded by the coding sequence ATGATATTTAATAACTTAACACGATTCTCTACCTTTACTCGTGCCAGCTCAAGGGCGCCAGCTATCGCCAAATTTGCCGTTTGCATGAGTTTAATCGCGAGTGCGCAGTTTGCTCAGGCGGCACAGTGTTCATTTACCATTCCAGATAACTGGAACAATGGGTTTAAAACCGAGATAGTCATTGCAAATGACTCAGATCAGAGCATTAACGACTGGTCTCTCGAACTCACCTGGAACCAGGGCATCTCCCTGCAAAATGGCTGGAATGGCAATTTCGACTGTAACGACACTGGGTGTACCATCACCTCACAAGGTCATACCGTCCATGCAAATCAGTCATTTGGGCTAGGTTTTGTTGCCAGTAAAAATGGCCTGAGCGAAGACGTTGCCATCACCCTTAATGGTGATGTATGTAGCAACTCAGGCCCGACTACGCCCCCGGATGCTGTCACAGAAACAGGCTTATGGGCGCTGGACACTACTGAGTCTTCTCTGAGCTATGTATCGGTCAAAAAAGACCATGTCGCAGAGCTGAACCAGTTTGTATCGCAAGATAATGCAGCCCCTGCGTTGTCGGGCAGTATTGATGCCGATGGGCGCATACTCCTGGCAGTCGATTTGAATAGCGTGTCTACCGGTGTGGATATCAGAAACAGCCGGGTTATGGATTTACTGTTTGAAACAGAATTACTGCCAACGGCGTACTTCAATACTCAGATTGACCCTGCGCTACTGAGCACGCTGGAAGTGGGCAATCCGACGGTTCAAACCGTTACAGGTGAGATGAGCCTGCATGGCGTAAACCAAGAGATGAGCCTGGATGTGTTAGTAGTGAAGCTGGCAACTGGCCATGTTAACGTCAGTACGCTGACGCCTTTGATAGTCGATAGTAAAACCTTTGATATGGACTACGGTATTGAGGCGTTGCGAGTAGTCGCCAACCTGAGTGGCATTGGTGAGACCGTACCGGTTTACTTTAACCTGACGTTTTTATCAGCCGAGCAAGACAGTTTTGAGCCTGTTGATATGGCGGCTAAACCGGCTGCACCTTCGGAGCTCAGCGCCAGTGTCCTATCGGCCGAAGCTCAGGCGCAATTAAGCTGGTACGACAACAGCAATAACGAAACCAATTATCTGGTGCGTTTAAAATCGCTTGATGGCCGCTGGCACACCACCGCAACGCTTGCCTCTAACGCCAGTTACTATGAGTCGGGTTTGCCGGAATCTGGTGAGTTTGATTACAAGGTGATTGCGCTGAGCAACTCAGTGCCCTCCCAGCCGAGTAATATAGCGCGCGTCACAGTCACTGAAACCGACCCCATTGCCCGTGGCATGGAACTGTACAAAACCAACTGTGCCGGTTGTCATGGTTCTGAAGGCGGCGGTCTGGGTTCATTCCCTGCACTTAATACCGAACGTGATGTACAGGCCATGATTGATGTGATCACCGCGACTATGCCTTATGGCGCGCCGGGAGCCTGTGATGAGCAATGTGCTACGGATATCGCGGATTACCTGCAAACCCTGTGGCCTGCGCCACTCACCTGTGATGTGGGTGTCGCGCCTGTGGCATACGGTGCACGACAGCTGAAAATACTGACCCAAACCGAATATCAAAACACAGTAGAAGACTTACTGGGTGTTGATTTCGCAGTATCAGACGGCCTGTCGCCGGATTCTCAGGTGGGCTTTTTCATCAACAATACCCATGCCGCTGTGCAGCCTTCTAACTACAGCAACTACCTGCTGGTTGCCGAAGAAATCGCACAATGGGTGGCTGATAATGGCTATTCGACTGCTTTAACTTGTGCAGCCATTAATGAAGACTGTGCCAACCGTTTAATTGATGAGTTAGCACCACAGATATTCCGCCGTCCGCTAACGCTGGATGAGGCAGACAGTTACCGACTGATCGCAACCGGCTTTTTCAACAATAACGACGTTGAAGCAGGCATGCAGTTAGCACTGGAAGGCTTGCTGTCTTCGCCGCAGTTTATTTATCGTCATGAATTAGGCGAAGCGAACCCGGATAACTCGGAGCTGGATTACGACGCCTTTGAGCTGACCTCATGGGAAATGGCCACCTTCCTGTCTTATACCTTTACCGGTTCAACGCCAGATCAGCTTCTGTGGCAGGCCGCTGAACGTGATGAGTTGCGTGATGAAGCCCATATCATTGCCCATGCAAACCGCCTGGCAGAGCAAGCTAAGCCCGTGTTGGGTGATTTTGTAGGCAGCTGGCTGGGTACAGGCAGTTTAGAGGTCGCCAGCAAAGATCAGGACCACTATCCGGGCTTTGTCAATCTGGTACCTGCCATGAAAGCGGAGATCAACGAAACCTTCTCCTACATCATGACTCAGCCGGACGAAAAATTTGGCTCGCTATATACCGCCAACTTCACGTTCGTCAATCAGCTACTAGCCAACCACTACAACATTCCTGGCGTATCGGGTGATGAAATGCAAAAAGTTGAGACCACACAACGCGGTGGTATCTTAGCCAATGGTGCGTTTATGTCGCGCTGGGCAGAAGTAGATGAATCGCACCCTATCTTACGCTCGGTCAGAGTGCGCCGTCGTATGTTATGTCAGGAGCAGCCCGATCCGCCAGCCGGTACCTTTGAAGCTCGAGAGCAAAGGCTCGCCGAGCTGTCTGACTTGTTACAAGACCCGACGACCACCAACCGACTCAAGTACCACAGCTTAACGGAAGGTCAGCCTTGTTCAAGTTGCCACGAAAAGTACATCAACCCGATGGGCTTTGGTATGGAAGACTTTGATGCGGTGGGCAACATCCGCAATCAAGACAACAACGGCAATGTGATCAATGCATCGGGCACCCTCTACGCCCCTGAGAAGTACGCTCAGGTCAGTGACTTTGTGCCATTCAACGGCACTAAACAGTTAGGTGCCGTGATAGCCGACCTGTCTTCTGCTCAAAGCTGCTTACCACAGCAAATGTTCCGCTACGTAATGGGTGTGGGTCATGACTCAATCGACCCGACGAGTGAAGAAGACAAGCGCCTGTCTCAGACAGAGCAGGTCGGTTATATGTGTGAAATCGACACACTGACCAACACCATGATGCAGGAAAGCCCGAGAGCCATGCTGGAGAAATTTGGTTCACTCAAGTCGGTGCGTTATCGCAAAGCCTGGTCCAGAAGCGAGTAA
- a CDS encoding cellulose binding domain-containing protein: protein MRQRKYNTRQHRFLKTSLCLLALGHSIHGFAAQCEFKVKNEWQSGYTAEVTVYNNTDVAIDGWSVGLEFNQGESINNAWRAQLGGSNPYQFENLSWNRKINPNSSKTFGFNVQKSAGQAAVTPSLSGICESGGQDDNNEVSVAITASDTRATAPATIQFNSEIANSASDNLSYLWDFGNGQNSDEMNPQHTFKQAGDYQVSLTINDGTNDYQAAPIALSIEEAQPESAHCLFEVEQEWISGFRGKVTITNTESVAISGWKVLMEFADNTRLTGVWHGNHSGNNPYEIVNENYNGTINPGQSLNFGFNAQKAQENDTPTTPSLGGLCSVDGNINRAPSAIASASVTNGQRPLTVNFDGNDSSDPDGDALTYSWDFGNGNTSSEPNPAYVFDQTGTFTVKLSVNDGVNTTVSQPISIQVEEPDVAPITGPFELNPQSSSLYFVSTKKQHVVEAHTFENLSGSISMQGAARLTLDLTSVNTGNETRDGRMKEHLFDTSLFPEAEVLLAVDYAALAAMPIGSTEQQTVTATVNLTGVIAEVTTDVAVRRLTHTKVMVQSLKPVVLDATDFGLEPGIETLRTLANLSVISYAVPVSFNLVFEAQE from the coding sequence ATGAGACAACGTAAATACAACACCAGGCAGCACCGGTTTTTAAAAACCAGTCTCTGCTTACTGGCTTTGGGGCACTCCATACACGGCTTTGCTGCGCAATGCGAGTTCAAAGTGAAGAACGAATGGCAAAGCGGTTATACCGCAGAAGTCACCGTGTATAACAACACCGATGTCGCTATTGATGGCTGGTCAGTCGGATTAGAGTTTAATCAGGGTGAGTCCATCAATAACGCCTGGCGCGCTCAACTGGGCGGTAGCAACCCCTACCAATTTGAGAACCTCAGCTGGAATCGCAAGATTAATCCAAATTCATCCAAGACTTTTGGCTTCAACGTGCAGAAAAGTGCCGGACAAGCCGCGGTTACGCCGAGCTTATCTGGCATTTGTGAGAGCGGCGGGCAGGATGACAATAACGAAGTCAGTGTTGCCATTACGGCGTCTGACACTCGGGCCACAGCACCTGCAACTATCCAGTTCAACAGTGAAATAGCTAACTCAGCATCGGACAACCTGAGCTACCTGTGGGATTTTGGTAACGGCCAAAACTCAGATGAAATGAACCCACAACATACTTTTAAGCAGGCGGGTGATTATCAGGTGTCATTAACCATCAACGACGGCACCAATGACTACCAGGCGGCACCGATTGCGCTCTCTATTGAAGAAGCGCAGCCAGAATCAGCACACTGTCTGTTTGAAGTGGAGCAAGAGTGGATCTCCGGCTTTCGCGGCAAGGTCACTATCACCAATACAGAGAGCGTGGCCATTTCAGGCTGGAAAGTACTGATGGAATTTGCCGACAACACTAGACTGACTGGCGTCTGGCATGGCAATCACAGTGGCAATAACCCGTATGAGATCGTCAACGAAAACTACAACGGCACCATCAATCCGGGTCAGAGTTTGAACTTTGGTTTCAATGCCCAAAAGGCACAAGAAAATGACACACCAACAACGCCTTCACTGGGCGGGTTATGCTCGGTAGACGGCAATATTAATCGTGCCCCCTCAGCTATTGCATCGGCTTCTGTGACAAACGGCCAGCGTCCTTTAACGGTAAACTTTGATGGCAATGACTCTTCCGATCCAGACGGGGATGCCCTGACGTACAGCTGGGATTTTGGTAACGGTAATACATCAAGCGAGCCAAACCCTGCTTATGTTTTCGATCAAACAGGTACATTTACGGTCAAACTATCGGTCAATGACGGGGTCAATACCACGGTCAGCCAGCCCATCAGTATTCAGGTCGAAGAGCCGGATGTGGCCCCCATCACCGGACCATTTGAGTTAAACCCACAAAGCTCCAGCCTTTACTTTGTCTCCACCAAAAAACAACACGTGGTTGAAGCACACACCTTTGAAAACCTCAGCGGCAGTATTTCTATGCAAGGGGCAGCAAGGCTCACTTTGGATCTGACCAGCGTCAATACGGGTAACGAAACCCGGGATGGCAGAATGAAGGAGCACCTATTCGATACCAGCTTGTTCCCTGAAGCCGAAGTGCTGCTTGCGGTTGATTATGCAGCCCTGGCCGCCATGCCTATCGGTAGCACCGAACAACAGACCGTCACCGCCACTGTGAATCTCACAGGCGTGATAGCCGAAGTGACTACAGACGTGGCAGTTCGCCGCCTTACGCACACTAAAGTCATGGTGCAAAGCCTTAAGCCGGTTGTACTGGACGCGACAGACTTTGGCCTGGAGCCAGGCATAGAAACACTGAGAACACTGGCGAATTTATCTGTGATCAGTTACGCGGTTCCCGTGAGCTTTAACTTAGTGTTTGAAGCGCAGGAATAG